The region ATCCACGTGAACGACGGCGAGGTCGACGCGTTCGTCTCGTCGGCCGACAAGACGCGTCCGCTGGTGGTCTACTGCTATCACGGGTTCAGCAGCATCGGCGGCGCCGCCTACTTCGCCGAGCAGGGGTTCACCGACGTCGCGACCATGAGCGGCGGCTTCGAGGCCTGGCGGGCGCACGCAGGGTAGAGAAGCGCCCCCCTGAAGGGCCGCCGCTCTCTCCCTTGGGTAGAACGCGTGGCGCCTCTGAGCGCCAGCGCGCGGGCGTGGACCGTCCCTCGGCCCCTATCCCCCCTGGGGCCCCGCGGCGGCTCCGACGGGTGCCGGGGATTCGCCCAGCGCAGCGGCCACGGCGTGCTGGAAGACCGCTTCCTCCGGTCGGATGCAGGTCCACTGCTCGAAGATCTGCATGGCCAACTGCACCAGCATCTCGACGCCGTCGACGATCTTGCAGCCGCGCTCGCGGGCCGTATGCAAGAAGGGGGTGATGCGCGGATTGGTGATCACGTCGACCGCGAGACAGCCGCGCTCGACGGTTTCCCAGTCGACCGGCACAGGTTCCAGCTCAGGCGCGCACCCGAGATGCGTGGCGTTCATCACCATCGTCGTGCCTTCGGGCAAGCGGACAGGCGAAACCCACGGCTGCCATTCACACGGCACGCCCGACCCCTGCTGAACCCGCTGCGCAACCTCGCGGCCCTGATCCTCGCGACGGGTGACCAGGGTCAGATGGGCCGCACCGGCCCACGCGATCTCCATGGCCATGGCGCGGCCCGCGCCGCCAGCCCCCAGCATGACCACCCGCTGACCTTGCAGCGGAGCCACCTTGCTGATCGCCTTGACGACGCCCTTGCCGTCGTTGTTGTGCCCGATGAGTCGCCCGTGCTCGATGGTCATGTAGTTGGCCGAACCGATGGCGCGGACATCTGCATCGACCTCGTCGAGCAGCGGAACCACCGCCACCTTCCACGGCACGGTGATGCACATGCCCTGGTAGCCGAGCGGTCGCAGCGCCGCCACGGCCAGCGCCAGGTCGGATTCGCTGGCGATGTCATTCTTCCAGAACTGCCAGTTCAGACCGTGATGCGCGTAGACGGCATCAAACATGCGGTCGATGGGATTCTCGGCCACCGGATGGCCGAGCATTCCTGTCATCTGCTTCTGGGGGGCGATCAAGGACGTAGAGGAAGCGCTCATCTGACAACATCCCTTGCGTGGTGCAGGCCGTGTCTCGGCTGACGGTGGACAGACCCGTGCGCGCTTCGACTGCGCTGCGCCCACCCA is a window of Pseudomonadota bacterium DNA encoding:
- the glpE gene encoding thiosulfate sulfurtransferase GlpE; its protein translation is MDVREITVEDANTLIAQGSATFVDVRDPWSYEEGHIPGAIHVNDGEVDAFVSSADKTRPLVVYCYHGFSSIGGAAYFAEQGFTDVATMSGGFEAWRAHAG
- a CDS encoding shikimate dehydrogenase, whose protein sequence is MTGMLGHPVAENPIDRMFDAVYAHHGLNWQFWKNDIASESDLALAVAALRPLGYQGMCITVPWKVAVVPLLDEVDADVRAIGSANYMTIEHGRLIGHNNDGKGVVKAISKVAPLQGQRVVMLGAGGAGRAMAMEIAWAGAAHLTLVTRREDQGREVAQRVQQGSGVPCEWQPWVSPVRLPEGTTMVMNATHLGCAPELEPVPVDWETVERGCLAVDVITNPRITPFLHTARERGCKIVDGVEMLVQLAMQIFEQWTCIRPEEAVFQHAVAAALGESPAPVGAAAGPQGG